One region of Danio rerio strain Tuebingen ecotype United States chromosome 5, GRCz12tu, whole genome shotgun sequence genomic DNA includes:
- the hmgcra gene encoding 3-hydroxy-3-methylglutaryl-CoA reductase a isoform X1: MLTRLFRIHGLFVASHPWEVIVATVTLTICMMSMNMFTGNNQICGWNFDCPKLDEQILSSDIIILTITRCIAIVYIYFQFQNLRQLGSKYILGIAGLFTIFSSFVFSTVVIHFLDKELTGLNEALPFFLLLIDLSKACALAKFALSSNSQDEVRENIAKGMAVLGPTFTLDALVECLVIGVGTMSGVRQLEIMCCFGCMSVLANYFVFMTFFPACVSLVLELSRESREGRPIWQLSHFARVLEEEEDNKPNPVTQRVKMIMSLGLVMVHAHSRWIADPASSDGTLDLPEVGMSLNENLPKRIEPDMPLWHFYLSRMISMDIEQVITLGLALFLAVKYIFFEQVEMESTLSLKVPTPSSMLTQKWSPDQCCRKEIPYSTKLDKPPTPPPIVTKEERGISFLRLNLIFLRFRSLTESNCKSSPLDLVIRPLPAPKEPEQKSTFVLGEDETQENTHVSEPVMSLPAEPRPVEDCLSILKNPDMGARYLSDEEVIVLVNSKHIPAYKLEAMMETPERGVMIRRKMLSPKFPEPSTLSCLPYKDYDYSKVMGTCCENVIGYMPVPVGVAGPLLLDGKQFQVPMATTEGCLVASTNRGCRAIALAGGASSRVLADGMTRGPVVRFPSACQAAEVKAWLESPEGFKTIKEAFDQTSRFARLEKLLIGLASRNLYIRFQSRTGDAMGMNMISKGTEQALARLKEEFPELQVLAVSGNYCTDKKPAAINWIEGRGKSVVCETTIPAKVVKEILKTSTEALVDVNISKNLVGSAMAGSIGGYNAHAANIVAAIYIACGQDPAQTVGSSNCITLMEASGATGEDLYISCTMPSIELGTVGGGTNLPPQQACLKMLGVLGASQECPGENARQLAKVVCATVLAGELSLMSALAAGHLVKSHMTHNRSKVNLQEAPGTCTKQAS; encoded by the exons ATGCTGACGAGACTTTTCCGAATCCACGGCCTCTTCGTGGCCTCCCACCCTTGGGAAGTCATTGTGGCTACCGTAACCCTTACCATCTGCATGATGTCCATGAATATGTTCACTGGAAATAACCAGATTTGTGGCTGGAATTTTGATTGCCCCAAACTAGATGAG CAAATCCTAAGCAGTGATATCATCATCCTGACAATCACAAGATGCATAGCAATCGTTTACATTTACTTCCAGTTCCAAAATCTTCGACAATTAGGATCCAAATACATATTGG gcATTGCAGGTCTTTTCACAATATTCTCCAGTTTTGTGTTCAGCACTGTAGTGATTCACTTCCTTGACAAAGAGCTGACAGGCCTCAA TGAGGCCTTGCCATTCTTTCTGCTGTTGATTGACCTCTCTAAAGCCTGTGCTTTGGCCAAGTTTGCTCTGAGTTCAAACTCACAG GATGAGGTTAGAGAAAATATTGCCAAAGGAATGGCTGTTTTGGGACCCACTTTCACTCTTGATGCCCTCGTGGAGTGCCTGGTGATTGGTGTGGGGACAATGTCAG GTGTGCGACAGCTCGAGATCATGTGCTGCTTTGGTTGCATGTCTGTCTTGGCCAACTACTTTGTATTTATGACCTTCTTCCCGGCCTGTGTTTCTCTTGTATTGGAG TTGTCTAGAGAGAGCAGAGAAGGCAGACCCATTTGGCAGCTAAGTCACTTTGCTAGAGTATTAGAGGAAGAAGAGGACAACAAGCCTAACCCTGTCACACAGAGAGTCAAAATGATCATG TCTCTGGGCTTGGTGATGGTTCATGCTCATAGTCGGTGGATTGCAGATCCTGCATCAAGTGATGGAACTCTTGATCTTCCTGAAGTTGGAATGAGCCTGAATGAAAATCTGCCCAAGAGGATTGAGCCTGACATGCCCCTGTGGCACTTTTACCTGTCCAG GATGATCAGCATGGACATTGAGCAGGTCATCACTCTGGGTCTCGCCCTCTTCCTGGCTGTGAAGTACATTTTCTTTGAGCAGGTGGAGATGGAGTCCACTCTGTCCCTTAAAGTGCCCACTCCAAGCTCCATGCTCACTCAGAAATGGTCTCCGGATCAATGCTGCAGGAAAGAAATCCCCTATTCCACCAAGCTTGACAAACCCCCAACTCCCCCTCCAATTGTTACCAAAGAAGAAAGAGGTATTTCCTTCTtacgtttaaatttaattttcttACGTTTTCGTTCTCTAACAGAGTCTAACTGCAAATCATCTCCTTTAGATTTAGTGATTCGACCCCTGCCTGCACCGAAAGAACCTGAGCAAAAAAGCACTTTTGTTCTGGGAGAGGATGAAACTCAGGAAAACACTCATGTGTCGGAGCCTGTGATGAGTTTACCTGCTGAACCGAGACCTGTGGAAGACTGTCTGTCCATTCTGAAAAACCCAGAT ATGGGCGCTCGGTACCTCAGCGATGAAGAGGTCATTGTGTTGGTGAACTCCAAGCACATCCCAGCTTACAAACTGGAGGCCATGATGGAGACCCCTGAGAGAGGAGTGATGATTCGGAGAAAAATGCTCAGTCCCAAATTCCCCGAGCCTTCGACTCTCTCCTGCCTGCCTTATAAAGACTACGATTACTCTAAG GTGATGGGCACATGCTGTGAAAACGTCATCGGTTACATGCCAGTTCCTGTGGGCGTTGCTGGTCCTCTTTTATTGGATGGAAAGCAGTTCCAGGTCCCGATGGCGACAACTGAAGGCTGCCTAGTCGCCAGCACAAACAGAGGCTGCAGAGCGATAGCT TTGGCAGGTGGTGCTAGCAGTCGTGTTCTTGCAGATGGGATGACTAGAGGGCCAGTGGTGCGTTTTCCATCTGCCTGTCAAGCGGCTGAAGTCAAGGCCTGGCTGGAGAGTCCCGAGGGCTTCAAGACCATCAAGGAGGCCTTTGACCAGACCAGCAG GTTTGCACGATTAGAGAAGCTTCTGATTGGCCTGGCAAGTCGCAACTTGTATATTCGCTTTCAGTCCAGAACAGGAGACGCAATGGGAATGAACATGATCTCAAAG GGCACAGAACAAGCTCTCGCCAGACTGAAGGAGGAATTTCCAGAGCTCCAGGTTTTGGCTGTTAGTGGAAATTACTGTACTGACAAAAAACCTGCCGCCATCAACTGGATTGAGGGAAGGGGCAAGTCAGTGGTGTGTGAGACCACCATTCCAGCCAAAGTGGTTAAAGAG ATTTTAAAGACGTCGACTGAGGCTCTGGTGGACGTGAACATCAGCAAGAATTTGGTTGGATCTGCGATGGCTGGAAGCATTGGTGGTTATAACGCTCACGCCGCCAACATCGTAGCTGCTATCTATATTGCTTGTGGACAG GACCCGGCGCAGACAGTGGGCAGCTCTAACTGTATCACTTTAATGGAGGCTTCAGGAGCTACAGGGGAGGATCTGTATATCAGCTGCACTATGCCCTCCATTGAGCTGGGCACTGTGGGTGGAGGCACTAACCTTCCTCCTCAACAGGCCTGTTTAAAG ATGTTAGGTGTTCTGGGTGCCAGTCAGGAGTGTCCAGGTGAAAACGCCCGTCAGCTCGCCAAGGTGGTGTGTGCCACTGTGCTCGCGGGAGAGCTGTCACTCATGTCTGCCCTCGCTGCTGGACACTTGGTCAAAAGTCACATGACTCACAACAG ATCAAAAGTAAACTTGCAAGAAGCTCCAGGAACATGCACTAAGCAGGCATCTTGA
- the hmgcra gene encoding 3-hydroxy-3-methylglutaryl-CoA reductase a isoform X2, which translates to MLTRLFRIHGLFVASHPWEVIVATVTLTICMMSMNMFTGNNQICGWNFDCPKLDEQILSSDIIILTITRCIAIVYIYFQFQNLRQLGSKYILGIAGLFTIFSSFVFSTVVIHFLDKELTGLNEALPFFLLLIDLSKACALAKFALSSNSQDEVRENIAKGMAVLGPTFTLDALVECLVIGVGTMSGVRQLEIMCCFGCMSVLANYFVFMTFFPACVSLVLELSRESREGRPIWQLSHFARVLEEEEDNKPNPVTQRVKMIMSLGLVMVHAHSRWIADPASSDGTLDLPEVGMSLNENLPKRIEPDMPLWHFYLSRMISMDIEQVITLGLALFLAVKYIFFEQVEMESTLSLKVPTPSSMLTQKWSPDQCCRKEIPYSTKLDKPPTPPPIVTKEERDLVIRPLPAPKEPEQKSTFVLGEDETQENTHVSEPVMSLPAEPRPVEDCLSILKNPDMGARYLSDEEVIVLVNSKHIPAYKLEAMMETPERGVMIRRKMLSPKFPEPSTLSCLPYKDYDYSKVMGTCCENVIGYMPVPVGVAGPLLLDGKQFQVPMATTEGCLVASTNRGCRAIALAGGASSRVLADGMTRGPVVRFPSACQAAEVKAWLESPEGFKTIKEAFDQTSRFARLEKLLIGLASRNLYIRFQSRTGDAMGMNMISKGTEQALARLKEEFPELQVLAVSGNYCTDKKPAAINWIEGRGKSVVCETTIPAKVVKEILKTSTEALVDVNISKNLVGSAMAGSIGGYNAHAANIVAAIYIACGQDPAQTVGSSNCITLMEASGATGEDLYISCTMPSIELGTVGGGTNLPPQQACLKMLGVLGASQECPGENARQLAKVVCATVLAGELSLMSALAAGHLVKSHMTHNRSKVNLQEAPGTCTKQAS; encoded by the exons ATGCTGACGAGACTTTTCCGAATCCACGGCCTCTTCGTGGCCTCCCACCCTTGGGAAGTCATTGTGGCTACCGTAACCCTTACCATCTGCATGATGTCCATGAATATGTTCACTGGAAATAACCAGATTTGTGGCTGGAATTTTGATTGCCCCAAACTAGATGAG CAAATCCTAAGCAGTGATATCATCATCCTGACAATCACAAGATGCATAGCAATCGTTTACATTTACTTCCAGTTCCAAAATCTTCGACAATTAGGATCCAAATACATATTGG gcATTGCAGGTCTTTTCACAATATTCTCCAGTTTTGTGTTCAGCACTGTAGTGATTCACTTCCTTGACAAAGAGCTGACAGGCCTCAA TGAGGCCTTGCCATTCTTTCTGCTGTTGATTGACCTCTCTAAAGCCTGTGCTTTGGCCAAGTTTGCTCTGAGTTCAAACTCACAG GATGAGGTTAGAGAAAATATTGCCAAAGGAATGGCTGTTTTGGGACCCACTTTCACTCTTGATGCCCTCGTGGAGTGCCTGGTGATTGGTGTGGGGACAATGTCAG GTGTGCGACAGCTCGAGATCATGTGCTGCTTTGGTTGCATGTCTGTCTTGGCCAACTACTTTGTATTTATGACCTTCTTCCCGGCCTGTGTTTCTCTTGTATTGGAG TTGTCTAGAGAGAGCAGAGAAGGCAGACCCATTTGGCAGCTAAGTCACTTTGCTAGAGTATTAGAGGAAGAAGAGGACAACAAGCCTAACCCTGTCACACAGAGAGTCAAAATGATCATG TCTCTGGGCTTGGTGATGGTTCATGCTCATAGTCGGTGGATTGCAGATCCTGCATCAAGTGATGGAACTCTTGATCTTCCTGAAGTTGGAATGAGCCTGAATGAAAATCTGCCCAAGAGGATTGAGCCTGACATGCCCCTGTGGCACTTTTACCTGTCCAG GATGATCAGCATGGACATTGAGCAGGTCATCACTCTGGGTCTCGCCCTCTTCCTGGCTGTGAAGTACATTTTCTTTGAGCAGGTGGAGATGGAGTCCACTCTGTCCCTTAAAGTGCCCACTCCAAGCTCCATGCTCACTCAGAAATGGTCTCCGGATCAATGCTGCAGGAAAGAAATCCCCTATTCCACCAAGCTTGACAAACCCCCAACTCCCCCTCCAATTGTTACCAAAGAAGAAAGAG ATTTAGTGATTCGACCCCTGCCTGCACCGAAAGAACCTGAGCAAAAAAGCACTTTTGTTCTGGGAGAGGATGAAACTCAGGAAAACACTCATGTGTCGGAGCCTGTGATGAGTTTACCTGCTGAACCGAGACCTGTGGAAGACTGTCTGTCCATTCTGAAAAACCCAGAT ATGGGCGCTCGGTACCTCAGCGATGAAGAGGTCATTGTGTTGGTGAACTCCAAGCACATCCCAGCTTACAAACTGGAGGCCATGATGGAGACCCCTGAGAGAGGAGTGATGATTCGGAGAAAAATGCTCAGTCCCAAATTCCCCGAGCCTTCGACTCTCTCCTGCCTGCCTTATAAAGACTACGATTACTCTAAG GTGATGGGCACATGCTGTGAAAACGTCATCGGTTACATGCCAGTTCCTGTGGGCGTTGCTGGTCCTCTTTTATTGGATGGAAAGCAGTTCCAGGTCCCGATGGCGACAACTGAAGGCTGCCTAGTCGCCAGCACAAACAGAGGCTGCAGAGCGATAGCT TTGGCAGGTGGTGCTAGCAGTCGTGTTCTTGCAGATGGGATGACTAGAGGGCCAGTGGTGCGTTTTCCATCTGCCTGTCAAGCGGCTGAAGTCAAGGCCTGGCTGGAGAGTCCCGAGGGCTTCAAGACCATCAAGGAGGCCTTTGACCAGACCAGCAG GTTTGCACGATTAGAGAAGCTTCTGATTGGCCTGGCAAGTCGCAACTTGTATATTCGCTTTCAGTCCAGAACAGGAGACGCAATGGGAATGAACATGATCTCAAAG GGCACAGAACAAGCTCTCGCCAGACTGAAGGAGGAATTTCCAGAGCTCCAGGTTTTGGCTGTTAGTGGAAATTACTGTACTGACAAAAAACCTGCCGCCATCAACTGGATTGAGGGAAGGGGCAAGTCAGTGGTGTGTGAGACCACCATTCCAGCCAAAGTGGTTAAAGAG ATTTTAAAGACGTCGACTGAGGCTCTGGTGGACGTGAACATCAGCAAGAATTTGGTTGGATCTGCGATGGCTGGAAGCATTGGTGGTTATAACGCTCACGCCGCCAACATCGTAGCTGCTATCTATATTGCTTGTGGACAG GACCCGGCGCAGACAGTGGGCAGCTCTAACTGTATCACTTTAATGGAGGCTTCAGGAGCTACAGGGGAGGATCTGTATATCAGCTGCACTATGCCCTCCATTGAGCTGGGCACTGTGGGTGGAGGCACTAACCTTCCTCCTCAACAGGCCTGTTTAAAG ATGTTAGGTGTTCTGGGTGCCAGTCAGGAGTGTCCAGGTGAAAACGCCCGTCAGCTCGCCAAGGTGGTGTGTGCCACTGTGCTCGCGGGAGAGCTGTCACTCATGTCTGCCCTCGCTGCTGGACACTTGGTCAAAAGTCACATGACTCACAACAG ATCAAAAGTAAACTTGCAAGAAGCTCCAGGAACATGCACTAAGCAGGCATCTTGA
- the hmgcra gene encoding 3-hydroxy-3-methylglutaryl-CoA reductase a (The RefSeq protein has 2 substitutions compared to this genomic sequence), which yields MLTRLFRIHGLFVASHPWEVIVATVTLTICMMSMNMFTGNNQICGWNFDCPKLDEQILSSDIIILTITRCIAIVYIYFQFQNLRQLGSKYILGIAGLFTIFSSFVFSTVVIHFLDKELTGLNEALPFFLLLIDLSKACALAKFALSSNSQDEVRENIAKGMAVLGPTFTLDALVECLVIGVGTMSGVRQLEIMCCFGCMSVLANYFVFMTFFPACVSLVLELSRESREGRPIWQLSHFARVLEEEEDNKPNPVTQRVKMIMSLGLVMVHAHSRWIADPASSDGTLDLPEVGMSLNENLPKRIEPDMPLWHFYLSRMISMDIEQVITLGLALFLAVKYIFFEQVEMESTLSLKVPTPSSMLTQKWSPDQCCRKEIPYSTKLDKPPTPPPVVTKEERDLVIRPLPAPKEPEQKSTFVLGEDETQENTHVPEPVMSLPAEPRPVEDCLSILKNPDMGARYLSDEEVIVLVNSKHIPAYKLEAMMETPERGVMIRRKMLSPKFPEPSTLSCLPYKDYDYSKVMGTCCENVIGYMPVPVGVAGPLLLDGKQFQVPMATTEGCLVASTNRGCRAIALAGGASSRVLADGMTRGPVVRFPSACQAAEVKAWLESPEGFKTIKEAFDQTSRFARLEKLLIGLASRNLYIRFQSRTGDAMGMNMISKGTEQALARLKEEFPELQVLAVSGNYCTDKKPAAINWIEGRGKSVVCETTIPAKVVKEILKTSTEALVDVNISKNLVGSAMAGSIGGYNAHAANIVAAIYIACGQDPAQTVGSSNCITLMEASGATGEDLYISCTMPSIELGTVGGGTNLPPQQACLKMLGVLGASQECPGENARQLAKVVCATVLAGELSLMSALAAGHLVKSHMTHNRSKVNLQEAPGTCTKQAS from the exons ATGCTGACGAGACTTTTCCGAATCCACGGCCTCTTCGTGGCCTCCCACCCTTGGGAAGTCATTGTGGCTACCGTAACCCTTACCATCTGCATGATGTCCATGAATATGTTCACTGGAAATAACCAGATTTGTGGCTGGAATTTTGATTGCCCCAAACTAGATGAG CAAATCCTAAGCAGTGATATCATCATCCTGACAATCACAAGATGCATAGCAATCGTTTACATTTACTTCCAGTTCCAAAATCTTCGACAATTAGGATCCAAATACATATTGG gcATTGCAGGTCTTTTCACAATATTCTCCAGTTTTGTGTTCAGCACTGTAGTGATTCACTTCCTTGACAAAGAGCTGACAGGCCTCAA TGAGGCCTTGCCATTCTTTCTGCTGTTGATTGACCTCTCTAAAGCCTGTGCTTTGGCCAAGTTTGCTCTGAGTTCAAACTCACAG GATGAGGTTAGAGAAAATATTGCCAAAGGAATGGCTGTTTTGGGACCCACTTTCACTCTTGATGCCCTCGTGGAGTGCCTGGTGATTGGTGTGGGGACAATGTCAG GTGTGCGACAGCTCGAGATCATGTGCTGCTTTGGTTGCATGTCTGTCTTGGCCAACTACTTTGTATTTATGACCTTCTTCCCGGCCTGTGTTTCTCTTGTATTGGAG TTGTCTAGAGAGAGCAGAGAAGGCAGACCCATTTGGCAGCTAAGTCACTTTGCTAGAGTATTAGAGGAAGAAGAGGACAACAAGCCTAACCCTGTCACACAGAGAGTCAAAATGATCATG TCTCTGGGCTTGGTGATGGTTCATGCTCATAGTCGGTGGATTGCAGATCCTGCATCAAGTGATGGAACTCTTGATCTTCCTGAAGTTGGAATGAGCCTGAATGAAAATCTGCCCAAGAGGATTGAGCCTGACATGCCCCTGTGGCACTTTTACCTGTCCAG GATGATCAGCATGGACATTGAGCAGGTCATCACTCTGGGTCTCGCCCTCTTCCTGGCTGTGAAGTACATTTTCTTTGAGCAGGTGGAGATGGAGTCCACTCTGTCCCTTAAAGTGCCCACTCCAAGCTCCATGCTCACTCAGAAATGGTCTCCGGATCAATGCTGCAGGAAAGAAATCCCCTATTCCACCAAGCTTGACAAACCCCCAACTCCCCCTCCAATTGTTACCAAAGAAGAAAGAG ATTTAGTGATTCGACCCCTGCCTGCACCGAAAGAACCTGAGCAAAAAAGCACTTTTGTTCTGGGAGAGGATGAAACTCAGGAAAACACTCATGTGTCGGAGCCTGTGATGAGTTTACCTGCTGAACCGAGACCTGTGGAAGACTGTCTGTCCATTCTGAAAAACCCAGAT ATGGGCGCTCGGTACCTCAGCGATGAAGAGGTCATTGTGTTGGTGAACTCCAAGCACATCCCAGCTTACAAACTGGAGGCCATGATGGAGACCCCTGAGAGAGGAGTGATGATTCGGAGAAAAATGCTCAGTCCCAAATTCCCCGAGCCTTCGACTCTCTCCTGCCTGCCTTATAAAGACTACGATTACTCTAAG GTGATGGGCACATGCTGTGAAAACGTCATCGGTTACATGCCAGTTCCTGTGGGCGTTGCTGGTCCTCTTTTATTGGATGGAAAGCAGTTCCAGGTCCCGATGGCGACAACTGAAGGCTGCCTAGTCGCCAGCACAAACAGAGGCTGCAGAGCGATAGCT TTGGCAGGTGGTGCTAGCAGTCGTGTTCTTGCAGATGGGATGACTAGAGGGCCAGTGGTGCGTTTTCCATCTGCCTGTCAAGCGGCTGAAGTCAAGGCCTGGCTGGAGAGTCCCGAGGGCTTCAAGACCATCAAGGAGGCCTTTGACCAGACCAGCAG GTTTGCACGATTAGAGAAGCTTCTGATTGGCCTGGCAAGTCGCAACTTGTATATTCGCTTTCAGTCCAGAACAGGAGACGCAATGGGAATGAACATGATCTCAAAG GGCACAGAACAAGCTCTCGCCAGACTGAAGGAGGAATTTCCAGAGCTCCAGGTTTTGGCTGTTAGTGGAAATTACTGTACTGACAAAAAACCTGCCGCCATCAACTGGATTGAGGGAAGGGGCAAGTCAGTGGTGTGTGAGACCACCATTCCAGCCAAAGTGGTTAAAGAG ATTTTAAAGACGTCGACTGAGGCTCTGGTGGACGTGAACATCAGCAAGAATTTGGTTGGATCTGCGATGGCTGGAAGCATTGGTGGTTATAACGCTCACGCCGCCAACATCGTAGCTGCTATCTATATTGCTTGTGGACAG GACCCGGCGCAGACAGTGGGCAGCTCTAACTGTATCACTTTAATGGAGGCTTCAGGAGCTACAGGGGAGGATCTGTATATCAGCTGCACTATGCCCTCCATTGAGCTGGGCACTGTGGGTGGAGGCACTAACCTTCCTCCTCAACAGGCCTGTTTAAAG ATGTTAGGTGTTCTGGGTGCCAGTCAGGAGTGTCCAGGTGAAAACGCCCGTCAGCTCGCCAAGGTGGTGTGTGCCACTGTGCTCGCGGGAGAGCTGTCACTCATGTCTGCCCTCGCTGCTGGACACTTGGTCAAAAGTCACATGACTCACAACAG ATCAAAAGTAAACTTGCAAGAAGCTCCAGGAACATGCACTAAGCAGGCATCTTGA